CGACATGACCGCAGACCCCTTCCTTACCGATCTTCAATCGAACGTTCTTCATTATGTATTGCGAGTAACCGTGAGCGGCTTTGATATAAAGTTCATGCTTCTTTTTATCGACAAGCAGAATGGCGACATTTGCAAAGCCGAACGTGGAACGAATGACTTCAAGAATCTTATGAAGGACGTCATCAAGTTCCAGCATCGAAATCAAGGACTTTGCAATCGAAAAGGAGACGGCGAGCTCCTTGGCGTGATTGGTCGCGTCTTCATAAAGCCGTGCATTATACAGAGCGGCGCTGAGTCGGTCTGCAATCAGTTCCAGGATGCGCTGGGTGTTCTTGTTGAATGCATTTAACTCATTGCATTCGATATTCAAAACCCCGATCGTCTTATTGGAAACCTTCAGGGGCAGGGCGATCTCAGAACGTGTGCAGCTCTGTCCATACGCCCGATAGCGTTTGCTCCTTGCCACGTTGTTCACGATAAGCGGCTTGCCGGTCTTCGCCACATAACCGACTATCCCCTCCCCCAATTTTAAAGAGAGGTCGCGCGGCACCTGGTCTCTGAAACCCTTTGACAGTTTTTTCAACACCACCTTTCCGTTTTCGATGATGAATATCGAAACATTGAAATTCTTGAATTGCTGAATAATTGATTTCGTAACACTCTCACAAATATCCTCGATCCTGAGACTCTTTGTCAGACGGTGCGCAATCTTATTCATCAGCTCCAGCTCCTTCGCCCTCTTCACCTCTTCATCGATCAATCTCGTATTGGCAATAACCACTGCGGCGCGTGCCGCAATCCCCAGAAGGAACGACTCATCTTCAGGCGAATAGACATTGTTCTTCTTATAATCCTGGATGGTGATGACACCCTCAACATTATTCTTATATATCATCGGAACGCCCAGCCAGCTCTTTGCATTCCTGCCGATGGGTTTGATACCGAGCCTGCGACAGAATGCCCTGAGGTTTTTATTGATCCTTATCGGCTTTTTCGAACGAATCACATATTCGGTCAATCCCTTTGATAAAGGCCTGGAAGAAACTGCATATTCCTTTCCCTCAATGGTATAGACCTCAAAATGTATTGTATTCTCCAACCGGTTGTAAAGTGCGATGTAGAAATTACTCGTGTCCATCACCTTGCCGATCTCTTTATATATCTTACGAATGACCTTGTGGAGGTCATAAGATGAACCCAATATACTGTCGATTTTGCGTAACAATGCCAAACGCTTCTTTTCTATTCTCACATTCCCCATACGATTATAATAATCGAAAAAGGCTGTTTGTCAAGACCGGGGAAGGGCATAGGGTATAGGGAGAATAGGAGAAACGGAGAGACGGAGAATGGGAGAGCGGGAGAAAAGGGAGAAACGGGGAACGGGGAAAGGGCATAGGGCTAAGGGCGGAGGGAGAAACGGAGGAAGGAATAGATTGACAAAGAGCTGAAAATCAATATAATTGAAGTATGTTGGATAAGATCAGCGTGAGAACCGGCAAACGTACAGAACTTGTCGATATAACCGAAAAAATCCAGAAGGTGATCGACAGCCGTAAGGTCAAAGAAGGTGTTCTGTATATATTCTGTCCCCATACAACAGCGGCTCTGATCGTGAACGAAAACTGCGATCCGTCAGTCCGGACAGACATAACCGAGGTCCTGAATAGATTAATACCTCATAGTGCAGGTTATGCCCACAGTGAGGGTAATGCCGACGCACATGTTAAAGCATCAATAATAGGTTCTTCAAGAACACTCTTTATTGAAAACAAAAAAATTGCCTTGGGAACCTGGCAAGGTATCTTCTTATGTGAATTCGACGGCCCACGGACAAGAGAGGTGTGGGTCAAATTAATAGAGGAACAGAGCTCATAAGGCTCCCCGAGAAGATGATGGGTATGAAGAGAGTCTGTATACTCTATGTTTGGTCAACAGCGCAAAATTATTCTGCAGTGAGCATTTAAAAAATAGGAGGAAAAATGCATAAAAAATTATTTATACCTGGTCCAACCGAGGTAAGGAAGGATATTCTCGATGCTCAAGCCGAGCCGCTTATCGGTCACCGTATGAAAGCCATGACCGAGTTGTACACCGGTATCATCGGCAAATTACAGGAACTCCTTGCGACAAAAAATTTCACTTTTGTGCTGACCGCTTCAGGCACTGCGATAATGGAAGGTGCAATCAGAAATTGCGTAGCCAAAGATGTTCTCTGCTGTGTAAACGGCGCGTTCAGCGACCGATGGTATAAGATAGCCCAGAAGTGCGACAAGACCGCCGATGCAATAACCCTGGATTGGGGTAAGGCGATTAAACCGGAAATGGTCGAAGAAAAACTGAAGGCAAAGAAGTATGAAGCAGTGACCGTGGTCCATAATGAAACCTCAACAGGAGTCAGGAATCCTGTCGGAGAGATTGCAAAAGTTTTAAAGAATTATCCTGACACCCTTTTACTCGTTGATACAGTGAGTTCTCTGATGGGCGACGACATCAGAATCGACGAATGGGGTATTGACGTATGCCTGGCTTCATCACAAAAGGCATTCGCCCTTCCTCCGGGACTCGCCGTGGGTGTCGTCAGTGAAAGGGCGTTGAAAAAGGCTGAAGGAGTGACCGGACGCGGCCATTACTGTGATTTTATCGGTATCAGGGATTATTATGAAAAGAAAGGACAAACTCCATCCACTCCGGCAATCACCTTGATGTATGCCATGAACAAACAGCTCGACAAGATCAAAGCAGAAGGAATGGAAAACCGCTATAAGAGACATCTTGAAATGGCGAAATATGTCCAGGATTGGGGCAAAAAATATTTCAGTCTCTTTGCTGAGCCCGGCTATGAATCCGTAACTGTATCCTGTATGAATAACACCAGAAATATCAGCGTGGCGGACTTGAACAAAACGCTCGGCGAACGCGGCTTCGCGATATCGAACGGTTACGGTAAATTGAAGGAAAAGGCATTCCGCATCGCCCATATGGGAGATCTGACACTCGAAGAAATCAAAGATCTCATAAATAATATCAACGACATTCTGAAGTTATAAAAAGAAGGAGGAAAAGATGAAAATTTTGGTCTCAGATCCCATCGCGCCGCAGGGTATAGAAATCCTGAAGAACGCCGGCTTTGAGGTTGTTGAAAAAACAGGCCTTTCTCCTGAAGAGCTCGCCAAGATCATTCCGGATTTCGACGGCATCATTGTACGGAGTGCGACCAAGGTGAAAAAAGAAGTGATTGACGCGGCGGAAAAGTTGAAGGTCATCGGCAGGGCCGGAATCGGTCTGGATAACATCGACCAGGAAGCGGCAAAAAGTAAAGGTATAAAGATCGTCAATACGCCGACGGCGACGTCGATCTCAGTAGCTGAACTCGCCCTGGGAATGATGTTCGCCGCAGCCCGGAGAATCCCGCAGGCAAGTGTCTCAACCAAAGCGGGGAAATGGGAGAAGAAGCAATTCAAAGGATTTGAACTTTACGGAAAAAAACTCGGCATCATCGGCATCGGAAGAATCGGAACAGAAGTCGCGAAAAGAGCCAAAGCACTCGGTATGGAAGTAATGGCGTACGACCCCAATGTAAAATCGCATGAATATGCAGAATGCGTTGATCTTGACACCCTGCTTAAAAACTCCGACTATATTACACTCCACATCCCCCGAACCAAAGAGACCGAACATATCCTCGATAAAGCTGCTTTTGAAAAAATGAAGGACGGGGTGGTCATCATCAACTGTGCCCGCGGCGGGGTAGTCGATGAAGAAGCGCTTTATGAAGCGATAAAATCGGGCAAAGTAAGGATTGCCGGGGTTGATGTTTATGAATCAGAACCGGCGAAAGAGAATAAACTATTCGAACTTGAACAGGTGATCGCCACTCCCCATATCGGCGCCCAGACCAAAGAAGGACAGACACGTGCAGGTATTCAGATTGCAGAATTGGTAAGGGACGTTCTGAAGGGATAAACGGACAAAGGAGAAAAAATGCCGGAAATCAAACCTTTCAAAGGAATCAGATACAACCCGGAAAAGATTGAAGATTTAACCGGTGTGATCTGCCAGCCTTATGATCAGATAACGAACAAGATGGAAAAGGAATATAAGAATAAAAGCCCCTACAATTTCGTCCGCCTGGTTCTGACCAAATACGCCGAAGGCCATGACCGCCAGAGGGAATACCGCGATGCGAAAAAATTCATCGAACACTGGCTGAGGGATAAAATCTTCATCAGAGACGACTCCCCTGCGATCTATCCTTATTGGCAGGAGTTCTCAGTCGAGGATAAACAGTTGACCAGAAAAGGCTTCATAAGTCTGGTCCGCCTGGAAGAATTAGGAAAAGGAAACATCCTTCCCCATGAAAAGACACTTTCAAAACCGAAAGCGGATCGGTTGAACCTGCTGCGTATCACTGAGAAAGACCTTGAACCGATATTTCTCCTCTACACGGATCCGGAAAATGAAGTCATGAACCTCATAGAAAAAGAATGCAGCACTCTGCCGCTCATGGAAGTGAAGGATGAAAAGGAAGTAACCCATAAGGTCTGGCGGATCGATGCAGCGGAAATAATCAAAAAGATAGCGGACAAATTGAAAGATTCCATCTTCGTCATTGCAGACGGGCACCATCGTTATGAAACAGGATTGAATTACCTTAAACAGGTGGCGCCTGAAGACAAAGATCACCCGGCGAATTTCAAGATGATCACCCTCGTCAACATCGAGGACCCCGGATTGGTGATCTTACCGACCCATCGACTTATCAAAGACCTTGCCGGATTCAGTCTCGGTGGATTTCTGGAAAAGACCGAAGAATATTTTGAAATAAAAAAGAGCAACAAAGAAAATATAATGCAGGAATTGAAAGAGGTGGACGGAAAGGCATTCGGGTTCTACAGCCCGCAAACCTGCTATATTTTAAAATTGAAATCCTTAGAGCCGATGAGAAAATTACTGCCTGACCGCAGTGAAGAATACCGCACCCTCGACGTCGCCATTCTGCACACCCTCTTGATAGAGAACGTACTCGGTATTGAACCGGCCAAGATTGAAGACCATATCCGCTATGAAAGAGGTATCCAGAGAACAATGAAGAGGATTGAAAGCGGAGAGTTCCAATTCGCCTTCTTGATGAACCCGACAAAACCTGAACAGGTGAAGAAGATAGCACAGAAAAAAGAAAGGATGCCGCAGAAATCCACTGATTTCTATCCAAAACTGATTTCAGGGCTTGTCTTCTATGATATAGGAGGCGGCTAAAAAAAACTCTTTAAAATTCCCTACCCTATATCAGGTAGAACTACCTATTGATATAACAGGCAAAAAGAGTATAATTATTATTAAGAAAGTTTCAGTTATAATGTTAGCCTGATGTTATTTCTGGTTAGCAAATAAAGAAAGGAGGTAAAGCGCAAATAAGGTTGGTATGTTTTGGTAACAAAAGTAAATATATACAGAACAAAAGGAGAAAAAATGAAGAAGATAATAATGGGTATAACAGTGATCTCGATGGCGATGCTCTTCGCCGCAGAGATTGAAAACCCGGGCACGCATGATGTAATGCAACCGAAAATATCAGTGGTCCAAGGTACCACTGACAACATTTCGGTAAAAATCAATGAATCCACAAAAGTAAGTGGTATAGAGTATGACCTTCCTTATGGGCCGCAATATTCGCCGACTATCGCTCCTATTGACCCGACAACCCTGCCAGACCCCGATGACCCGACCTCAGGAAGGAGATATCAATTCCCTCTCAAAAGGCTCAATATGGAAAAGAACGAATCAGGTCAGAAAAGAGAGGAGAGCAGATGGGATAATGATGTCCTTGTTTATGACGGCGAGGTCGGTGAAGGGCAGGATTTCGATGTTGACCCCTCAACCGGCGACATCTATGTAATTTTTGATACCTACCATACAAGTCAGGACAGTCTTGTTGTTTACCGCTCAACTGATGGAGGCAATTCATTCCAGTGGTGGCGGGCAAGCTATAACGGTGATGGAGAAATCGGTAATCCAAAGATACGCATAGCCCAGGATGCTGGCGGGCAGACCTGGGTCTGTATGTTCGGTATCTGGCATGAACCATCAGGAGATGATGTTCTGTATATGCGCAGAATGACCCCGGATCAAAGTCAGGGTTACTGGGAAGAGGTCAACTCAAATGTCGTTTACGCAGATGTCGACGCCGACGTCGGCACCGGAGCCTGGGTCTATGTGACCTATATTCCAGAAGGTACAGATAATGATATCTGGGCGGCGAGGAACAACCTTGACGGCACTGGCTGGCAGGATAACCAGCAGCTGTTCGCCGACCCCGGTGTAACACCCTATCCGCAAATTGCGGCTGGTTCAGGCGGTAATGTCGCCGTGGCATTCATCGACGACAGGATTACCACAAATAATGAAGTACGCATCAAAAGAAGCACCAATTACGGTTCGACCTGGATTAGTTCTGAACAGGTGAGTAACAACTCCGGTGCTTATCCGATAAGAGAAACCGATATCGCCTATTCATACAGCGCCAGTTATGAAACCGGCTGGATCACTGCAACGTTTTACGTCGTTGATAATGACAACCTCGTCTATTACTGGAGTACTGACGCCGGTGTCAACTGGACTTACGGCGGACTGATCGGTTCAAGCTCAAATGATGAGAATCTCAGCTCAATCCGTGCCCGTAAAGCAACGGGTTCTCTGACCGTCGCTTACAATCAAGATCCCGGTGACTCAACAATGTTCACCTGGACAACAGCATCAAATCCGACCAACTTCATCACACCCTATCGTATCAATGATTACAATGCAACAGGCATCTGGGCTCCTACAGCCGGATGGATCAGTAGTTACTCTGCAATCTGCTATTCTTCGTACACAATGGGTTATAACCTCTTCTTCGACTGGTTCAATAACACAGGTGTTGCGGAACTGCCGGATGAGCAGACCGGTGCCGGAGTAATCAATCTTGCGCCGAATCCTTCGAGCCGGGTTACCAGACTCACGTATGCAATCAACAACGAAACCGATGTCAGAATCACACTCTATGATGCGACAGGTCGATTGGTGAAGAATATTCTGCAAAAGACACAGGCACCGGGTGAATACACTTTGAACATCAGAACCGATGAAATGGCTTCCGGTATATACATCATAAAGATTCAAACAGCAGAACATACCATCACCAGGACGATGACGGTTGTAAGATAAGATACAGAATACGGTTGAATAAAAAAGGGGAGTGAATAACTCCCCTTTTTTATTTCTTCACACTAACCGACCGTCTTCAGCAACTCATCAATGATGTAATCTGATTTAATCCCCTCGGCTTCCGCCGCAAAATTGGTAAGCACACGATGGCGCAACACCGGGTGCGCCACATATCTGACGTCGTCGAAATCAGGGGCATATCTTCCTTCAAGAGCCGCCCGTGCCTTGGCACCGAGGATAAGATACTGGGACGCCCGCGGTCCTGCGCCCCAGGCGACATATCCCTTTACTATTTCCGGACTCTTCTTTTCTCCGGGCCTGGTCAACCCCACCAGTTCGATCGTCTTTTTAATGACCTCATCGGACACAGGAATCCGCCTCACCAGTTTCTGGAACAAAAGGAACTTCTCTGCTCCGAGTATCTTCTTTAATTCCGCCTCATATGCTGAGGTGGTGGTTTTGATAATCTCTTCTTCTTCTTCAGATGACGGATAATCGATATTGATCGTAAACATAAATCTGTCGAGCTGGGCTTCAGGTAATGGATAAGTACCTTCCTGCTCAATGGGATTCTGCGTCGCCAGGACAAAGAAAGGCAACGGCAGATCATATGTCTCTCCGGCATAAGTGACCTTATATTCCTGCATCGCCTGAAGCAGTGCTGATTGGGTCTTGGGCGGTGCCCGATTAATCTCATCAGCAAGAATGATATTGGAAAAGAGCGGCCCCTTTACAAATCTGAAGCTGCGCCTGCCTGTGGTCAAATCCTCTTCGATAACCTCGGTCCCTGTAATATCCGAAGGCATCAGGTCCGGCGTGAACTGAATCCTGTTGAACGAAAGATCGAGAATCTGCGCGATGGTATTTACAAGCATGGTCTTTGCCAAACCAGGCACTCCGATGATCAATGAATGGCCGCTGCAGAAAAGGCTGATGAGTACCTGCTCGATTACATCTTTCTGTCCGATAACAAGTTTGGCAATCTCCCGACAGATTGCATCATAACTGCCCTTCAACTCTTTCAAAGCTGCAAGGTCTGATTTTTTCATTTATTCGAATTATTATAAGATTGTGGATAACTCATAATAAATTTCATTAAAAAATGCAGGAAACCTATGTAATATCAAGAATTTTGATTTATCCACACCTTATCCTCATTTATCCACATCATTTTTGACAAAATTATTCACAGGTAATCCCGTTATAGAGTTCTTTTCGCCGTGCTTCCAGAAGCTCTTCTTTCTTTCCCAGGTATGCAGCGGCAGAACATACCGTCACCCTCTTACTGAAATTCTTTATTGAAACGAGGTATTCTGACCAGTTGATGTCCCTCAAAAGATGGTGATCGATTATCAATTTTTTCACTGAAGTCTGTTCGATTATCTTTTTTATATTCTTCAAGGCGAGGGCGATGTCACTCTTTTTGTAATGTGACCCCAATAAATAGGTTGCAGGCCCGTCGAGAATAATCGTATCAGGAGATCTTTCAACTATAAAATTCACCGCCTCGTCGTTCAATGGTCCCTGGACATCAGAGGTATAAATAAATTTTTCTTTCTCTTCGATATATACTTCCACTACATAACCGAGGCGGTTGGACAGACCGTGAAAAACCGGTTCAGAAAATATGATCTTTGTATTTCCGAAATTGAATGTTCTGGCGTCAGCGATATTTATCGCTTTGGCGCATGATTCAATCATCCCCAGAAGCACCGTCGCCCTTTCTTTTTGACTGTGATTGATGAACTCGCGCGGATGTTTCAAAAAGATCTCTTTACCAGCATAAATGCTCTCTTCATCAGGATTGTGATGGTCATAATGATAATGGGTGATGATAATTACGTCTGAAACTCCGGTCCAGTGTTTGATCGCCTCGACCATCTCCCGACGGCGGTCCAGCTCAAGTCTGTGCGGCGGCAGAGAGTATCTGTCCGGACTGACCGAAACTCCGGGATCGATGAATATTCTCACGTCCTCGGTTTCAACATAGGTCGCCATGCTGCGTACCCCAAAACTCTCAAATGCCACAGGTAAAATCTTCATGATTTCAACCTTGAAGAACGGGTTCGACACTTACATAAAACCCTTTTCTCATAATCCTTTATCATATTGATCCTACGTCGATGCCTTCCGCCTTCAAATTTCGTCGTCAAAAAGATATTGATCAAAAAACAGAGTTTTTTATTGAACCTGACAAAACCGCCGGGAAGAACCAGAATATTGGCATCATTATGAGCCCGGGTAAGACGCGCGATCTCTGAAGACGTACACACAGCCGCCCTTATACCCCTTACTTTGTTGGCGGTCATCGCCATTCCCTGACCCGTATAACAGATTAAAATCCCGAATTTGAATCTTTTTTTAATAAGGCCGTCTGCCAGGGACAGAGCGATCTTCGGGTAATCAACCGACTCTGCAGAATCAGTACCGTAATCAATAACCTTATGTCCTGATTCAGTCAAAAACTCTATTATCTTCCTCTTCAACAAAACTCCCCGATGATCAGCACCGATTCCAATCTTCATGTCGTTAATGAAAAAGTTTTGATATCATGAGACCCGGGTGAGCCAGCCGTACTTATCTTCTCTTCTGCCTTCAACAACATCAAAAAACGCCGCCTGCAGTTTTTTGGTGATCGGACCGGCCTTACCCGCACCGATCTTAATCTTATCAATACTTCTGATCGGCGTGACCTCAGCCGCCGAACCGGTGAAAAACACCTCATCAACGATATAGAGAAACTCCCTTGCAATCATCGTCTCAATGACCTCGATCCCCATATCTTTTGCCAGGGTCATAATCGTATTTCTCGTTATGCCGGGCAGAATCGTCGCATGGAACGGCGGGGTATAGATCACACCGTCTTTGACCGCAAATATATTTTCACCCGAACCTTCACTTACATATCCGGTAACATCCAGGGCAATACCTTCGACAAAACCATAGGTGATCGCCTCCATCTTTATAAGTTGTGAATTCATATAGTTGGCACAACATTTCGCCATCGCCGGAAAGGTATTTGGTGCCATACGGTTCCAGCTGGACACCATCACATCAACTCCCTGTTCCAGGGCTTCTTTACCAAGATATTTTCCCCAGCGGAGTGTAGCAATACAGACATTTACAGGACAGGGAAAAGGATCAACACCGAGTGCATTATATCCCCGGTAAGCAATGGGTCTGATATAGGCATCTTCCAGTTCATTCTTCTTGATGAGCTCGATGGTAACCTTCACCAATTCATCCTGGGGATAAGGAATCTCCATACGATATATCTTCGCAGAATTAAAGAGCCTTTCTATATGGTCTTTAAGTCGAAATATCACCGATCCTTTAGGACTCTTATAACATCTCAATCCTTCGAAAACTCCTGTTCCATAATGAATAACATGAGAAAGTATATGTATCTTTGCATCATCCCAATTTACGAAATTCCCATCCATCCAGATGTATTTTGATTTTTCCATTGCCATAGGATACCTCCTTGATTCAATAATAATTAAATTTTACTGAAAGTCAAGAAAATAATCCGACAAGTAATTATGATTGACTTGATAATTTTTTTGTTTATACTTTTTAGCGATGGAAAAGAAAAAAATAAATCTCGGGATCGTCGGATGCGGAGTCCACTCACAGATCGCCCATATTCCTTTTTTTAAAAAGAACCCGCAGTGTGAGTTGACCGCCATCTGCGACTCAGATGTGCGGAAGATCGACCATCTCAGTTCAAAATACAATATACCCCATAGGTATCAGGATTTTCAGGAGATCGTCCAGGATGAAGAGATCGATGCCCTGATTATCGCCACACCCAATTATCTCCATGCCGCAATGACCATTTCCGCCCTCAAGTACGGCAAAGACGTACTCTGTGAAAGTCCGATGTCGATAAATCTCAAGGAGGCGGAAGAGATGATTGACACCGCGGAAAAGACCGGAAAGAAATTGGTCCCGGCGATGAACAACAGGCTGAGACCCGATGTCCAGATCATAAAAAAATTCATCAAAGAGGGAGAATTGGGAGATATCTATTACGTCAAGGCTGGCTGGCTCATCGGTTCGAGTGAATGGGTGCTCAAACCATGGCGCCTTGAGCAACTCAAGAGCGGCGGTGGTGTCTTCCTAAGTCTCGGCAATACGCTTCTTGACATCGCACTCTATCTACTCAAAGATAAAACCGTTTCCACGATATTCGCCTCGATGCACAAAAAGGAATCTGAAGCAGAGGTCGAAGACACCGCGATGTGTATAATCAATTTCAAAGACGATACATTGCTCACGATCGAAGTGGGCTGGTCTCTGATATTTGAACAGGATTTCCTTTACTGTAATATATTCGGAAAAAAAGGAGCGGCGCTGCTCAATCCCCTGCGTATCCAGAAGGAACTTCACAACGAACTCTTCAATGTAACACCGAGCGTCGCACATAAAAATCCGTATCAGGACTCCTATGAAAAACAGGCGCAAAAATTTCTTGATTTTCTGACAG
This genomic window from candidate division WOR-3 bacterium contains:
- a CDS encoding diguanylate cyclase, coding for MGNVRIEKKRLALLRKIDSILGSSYDLHKVIRKIYKEIGKVMDTSNFYIALYNRLENTIHFEVYTIEGKEYAVSSRPLSKGLTEYVIRSKKPIRINKNLRAFCRRLGIKPIGRNAKSWLGVPMIYKNNVEGVITIQDYKKNNVYSPEDESFLLGIAARAAVVIANTRLIDEEVKRAKELELMNKIAHRLTKSLRIEDICESVTKSIIQQFKNFNVSIFIIENGKVVLKKLSKGFRDQVPRDLSLKLGEGIVGYVAKTGKPLIVNNVARSKRYRAYGQSCTRSEIALPLKVSNKTIGVLNIECNELNAFNKNTQRILELIADRLSAALYNARLYEDATNHAKELAVSFSIAKSLISMLELDDVLHKILEVIRSTFGFANVAILLVDKKKHELYIKAAHGYSQYIMKNVRLKIGKEGVCGHVAATGELFYAPDVSKIPFYVKGKKSIKSEAAIPLKIRGEIIGVLDIESNKLNAFTERDLRIFSVFASQAAVAIENARLFDETKALSLTDALTKIANRRHFDLMLENEWKKARGYSRPLSLAMIDLDNFKHFNDRFGHIAGDKMLIHIARTLRNNVRDTDFVARYGGEEFVIIFPETNKNMAVHVSERIRTEVERAMLLIRGAGRKRLTVSIGVATYPGDAEDFIDLVKVADEALYKAKQHGKNRVETFG
- a CDS encoding YjbQ family protein, whose protein sequence is MLDKISVRTGKRTELVDITEKIQKVIDSRKVKEGVLYIFCPHTTAALIVNENCDPSVRTDITEVLNRLIPHSAGYAHSEGNADAHVKASIIGSSRTLFIENKKIALGTWQGIFLCEFDGPRTREVWVKLIEEQSS
- a CDS encoding alanine--glyoxylate aminotransferase family protein, translated to MHKKLFIPGPTEVRKDILDAQAEPLIGHRMKAMTELYTGIIGKLQELLATKNFTFVLTASGTAIMEGAIRNCVAKDVLCCVNGAFSDRWYKIAQKCDKTADAITLDWGKAIKPEMVEEKLKAKKYEAVTVVHNETSTGVRNPVGEIAKVLKNYPDTLLLVDTVSSLMGDDIRIDEWGIDVCLASSQKAFALPPGLAVGVVSERALKKAEGVTGRGHYCDFIGIRDYYEKKGQTPSTPAITLMYAMNKQLDKIKAEGMENRYKRHLEMAKYVQDWGKKYFSLFAEPGYESVTVSCMNNTRNISVADLNKTLGERGFAISNGYGKLKEKAFRIAHMGDLTLEEIKDLINNINDILKL
- a CDS encoding 3-phosphoglycerate dehydrogenase yields the protein MKILVSDPIAPQGIEILKNAGFEVVEKTGLSPEELAKIIPDFDGIIVRSATKVKKEVIDAAEKLKVIGRAGIGLDNIDQEAAKSKGIKIVNTPTATSISVAELALGMMFAAARRIPQASVSTKAGKWEKKQFKGFELYGKKLGIIGIGRIGTEVAKRAKALGMEVMAYDPNVKSHEYAECVDLDTLLKNSDYITLHIPRTKETEHILDKAAFEKMKDGVVIINCARGGVVDEEALYEAIKSGKVRIAGVDVYESEPAKENKLFELEQVIATPHIGAQTKEGQTRAGIQIAELVRDVLKG
- a CDS encoding DUF1015 domain-containing protein: MPEIKPFKGIRYNPEKIEDLTGVICQPYDQITNKMEKEYKNKSPYNFVRLVLTKYAEGHDRQREYRDAKKFIEHWLRDKIFIRDDSPAIYPYWQEFSVEDKQLTRKGFISLVRLEELGKGNILPHEKTLSKPKADRLNLLRITEKDLEPIFLLYTDPENEVMNLIEKECSTLPLMEVKDEKEVTHKVWRIDAAEIIKKIADKLKDSIFVIADGHHRYETGLNYLKQVAPEDKDHPANFKMITLVNIEDPGLVILPTHRLIKDLAGFSLGGFLEKTEEYFEIKKSNKENIMQELKEVDGKAFGFYSPQTCYILKLKSLEPMRKLLPDRSEEYRTLDVAILHTLLIENVLGIEPAKIEDHIRYERGIQRTMKRIESGEFQFAFLMNPTKPEQVKKIAQKKERMPQKSTDFYPKLISGLVFYDIGGG
- a CDS encoding T9SS type A sorting domain-containing protein, with amino-acid sequence MKKIIMGITVISMAMLFAAEIENPGTHDVMQPKISVVQGTTDNISVKINESTKVSGIEYDLPYGPQYSPTIAPIDPTTLPDPDDPTSGRRYQFPLKRLNMEKNESGQKREESRWDNDVLVYDGEVGEGQDFDVDPSTGDIYVIFDTYHTSQDSLVVYRSTDGGNSFQWWRASYNGDGEIGNPKIRIAQDAGGQTWVCMFGIWHEPSGDDVLYMRRMTPDQSQGYWEEVNSNVVYADVDADVGTGAWVYVTYIPEGTDNDIWAARNNLDGTGWQDNQQLFADPGVTPYPQIAAGSGGNVAVAFIDDRITTNNEVRIKRSTNYGSTWISSEQVSNNSGAYPIRETDIAYSYSASYETGWITATFYVVDNDNLVYYWSTDAGVNWTYGGLIGSSSNDENLSSIRARKATGSLTVAYNQDPGDSTMFTWTTASNPTNFITPYRINDYNATGIWAPTAGWISSYSAICYSSYTMGYNLFFDWFNNTGVAELPDEQTGAGVINLAPNPSSRVTRLTYAINNETDVRITLYDATGRLVKNILQKTQAPGEYTLNIRTDEMASGIYIIKIQTAEHTITRTMTVVR
- a CDS encoding MoxR family ATPase, which encodes MKKSDLAALKELKGSYDAICREIAKLVIGQKDVIEQVLISLFCSGHSLIIGVPGLAKTMLVNTIAQILDLSFNRIQFTPDLMPSDITGTEVIEEDLTTGRRSFRFVKGPLFSNIILADEINRAPPKTQSALLQAMQEYKVTYAGETYDLPLPFFVLATQNPIEQEGTYPLPEAQLDRFMFTINIDYPSSEEEEEIIKTTTSAYEAELKKILGAEKFLLFQKLVRRIPVSDEVIKKTIELVGLTRPGEKKSPEIVKGYVAWGAGPRASQYLILGAKARAALEGRYAPDFDDVRYVAHPVLRHRVLTNFAAEAEGIKSDYIIDELLKTVG
- the rpiB gene encoding ribose 5-phosphate isomerase B, with the translated sequence MKIGIGADHRGVLLKRKIIEFLTESGHKVIDYGTDSAESVDYPKIALSLADGLIKKRFKFGILICYTGQGMAMTANKVRGIRAAVCTSSEIARLTRAHNDANILVLPGGFVRFNKKLCFLINIFLTTKFEGGRHRRRINMIKDYEKRVLCKCRTRSSRLKS
- a CDS encoding branched-chain amino acid transaminase: MAMEKSKYIWMDGNFVNWDDAKIHILSHVIHYGTGVFEGLRCYKSPKGSVIFRLKDHIERLFNSAKIYRMEIPYPQDELVKVTIELIKKNELEDAYIRPIAYRGYNALGVDPFPCPVNVCIATLRWGKYLGKEALEQGVDVMVSSWNRMAPNTFPAMAKCCANYMNSQLIKMEAITYGFVEGIALDVTGYVSEGSGENIFAVKDGVIYTPPFHATILPGITRNTIMTLAKDMGIEVIETMIAREFLYIVDEVFFTGSAAEVTPIRSIDKIKIGAGKAGPITKKLQAAFFDVVEGRREDKYGWLTRVS
- a CDS encoding Gfo/Idh/MocA family oxidoreductase, with product MEKKKINLGIVGCGVHSQIAHIPFFKKNPQCELTAICDSDVRKIDHLSSKYNIPHRYQDFQEIVQDEEIDALIIATPNYLHAAMTISALKYGKDVLCESPMSINLKEAEEMIDTAEKTGKKLVPAMNNRLRPDVQIIKKFIKEGELGDIYYVKAGWLIGSSEWVLKPWRLEQLKSGGGVFLSLGNTLLDIALYLLKDKTVSTIFASMHKKESEAEVEDTAMCIINFKDDTLLTIEVGWSLIFEQDFLYCNIFGKKGAALLNPLRIQKELHNELFNVTPSVAHKNPYQDSYEKQAQKFLDFLTGSGKPPITCEDGLTIAKIIEAFYRSAKEKKLIEIK